The following proteins are co-located in the Phocoena phocoena chromosome 1, mPhoPho1.1, whole genome shotgun sequence genome:
- the DDR2 gene encoding discoidin domain-containing receptor 2 isoform X2, producing MILIPRMPSVLLLLLPILSSAKAQVNPAICRYPLGMSGGHIPDEDITASSQWSESTAAKYGRLDSEEGDGAWCPEIPVEPDDLKEFLQIDLHTLHFITLVGTQGRHAGGHGIEFAPMYKINYSRDGTRWISWRNRHGKQVLDGNSNPYDIFLKDLEPPIVARFVRFIPVTDHSMNVCMRVELYGCVWLDGLVSYNAPAGQQFVLPGGSIIYLNDSVYDGAVGYSMTEGLGQLTDGVSGLDDFTQTHEYHVWPGYDYVGWRNESATNGYIEIMFEFDRIRNFTTMKVHCNNMFAKGVKIFKEVQCYFRSEGNEWEPNAVSFPLVLDDVNPSARFVTVPLHHRMASAIKCQYHFADTWMMFSEITFQSDAAMYNNSGALPTSPVAPTTYDPMLKVDDSNTRILIGCLVAIIFILLAIIVIILWRQFWQKMLEKASRRMLDDEMTVSLSLPSESSMFNNNRSSSPSEQESNSTYDRIFPLRPDYQEPSRLIRKLPEFAPGEEESGCSGIVKPVQPSGPEGVPHYAEADIVNLQGVTGGNTYSVPAITMDLLSGKDVAVEEFPRKLLTFKEKLGEGQFGEVHLCEVEGMEKFKDKDFALDVSASQPVLVAVKMLRADANKNARNDFLKEIKIMSRLKDPNIIRLLAVCITDDPLCMITEYMENGDLNQFLSRHEPPSSSFSNVPTVSYANLKFMATQIASGMKYLSSLNFVHRDLATRNCLVGKNYTIKIADFGMSRNLYSGDYYRIQGRAVLPIRWMSWESILLGKFTTASDVWAFGVTLWETFTFCQEQPYSQLSDEQVIENTGEFFRDQGRQTYLPQPAICPDSVYKLMLSCWRRDTKHRPSFQEIHLLLLQQGDE from the exons CCATATGCCGCTATCCTCTGGGCATGTCAGGAGGCCACATTCCAGATGAAGACATCACAGCTTCCAGCCAGTGGTCAGAGTCCACAGCTGCCAAATATGGAAG GCTGGACTCAGAAGAAGGGGACGGAGCCTGGTGTCCTGAGATTCCAGTGGAACCTGATGACCTGAAGGAGTTTCTGCAGATTGACTTGCACACCCTGCACTTTATCACTCTGGTGGGGACCCAGGGGCGCCATGCAGGGGGCCATGGCATTGAGTTTGCCCCCATGTACAAGATCAATTACAGTCGGGATGGCACTCGCTGGATCTCTTGGCGGAACCGGCATGGGAAACAG GTGCTGGATGGAAATAGTAACCCCTATGACATTTTCCTAAAGGACTTGGAGCCACCCATTGTGGCCAGATTTGTCCGCTTTATCCCAGTCACTGATCACTCCATGAATGTGTGCATGAGGGTGGAGCTTTATGGCTGTGTCTGGCTAG ATGGCTTGGTGTCTTATAATGCTCCAGCTGGACAGCAGTTTGTACTACCAGGAGGCTCCATCATTTATCTGAACGATTCTGTCTATGATGGGGCCGTTGGGTACAG CATGACTGAAGGGCTGGGCCAGTTGACCGATGGGGTGTCTGGCCTGGATGATTTCACCCAGACCCATGAGTACCATGTGTGGCCAGGCTATGACTACGTGGGCTGGAGAAATGAGAGTGCCACCAATGGTTACATCGAGATCATGTTTGAGTTTGACCGCATCAGGAATTTTACTACCATGAAG GTCCACTGCAACAACATGTTTGCTAAAGGTGTGAAGATTTTTAAGGAGGTACAGTGCTACTTTCGCTCTGAAGGCAATGAATGGGAACCTAACGCTGTCTCCTTCCCCCTTGTCCTGGATGACGTCAACCCCAGTGCTCGGTTCGTCACGGTGCCCCTCCACCACCGCATGGCCAGTGCCATCAAGTGCCAATACCATTTTGCTGACACCTGGATGATGTTCAGTGAGATCACCTTCCAATCAG ATGCCGCTATGTACAACAACTCTGGAGCCCTTCCCACATCGCCTGTGGCACCCACAACCTATG ATCCAATGCTTAAAGTTGATGACAGCAACACTCGAATCCTGATTGGCTGCTTAGTGGCCATCATCTTCATCCTCCTGGCTATCATTGTCATCATCCTTTGGAGGCAGTTCTGGCagaaaatgctggagaag GCTTCCCGGAGGATGCTGGATGATGAAATGACAGTCAGCCTTTCCCTGCCAAGCGAGTCCAGCATGTTCAACAATAACCGCTCCTCATCACCAAGCGAGCAGGAGTCCAACTCCACTTACGATCGCATCTTTCCCCTTCGCCCTGACTACCAGGAGCCGTCCAGGCTGATACGGAAACTCCCAGAATTTGCTCCAGGGGAGGAAGAATCAG GCTGCAGTGGCATTGTGAAGCCAGTCCAGCCCAGTGGGCCTGAGGGTGTGCCCCACTATGCAGAAGCTGACATTGTGAACCTCCAGGGGGTGACTGGAGGCAACACCTACTCCGTGCCTGCCATTACCATGGACCTGCTCTCGGGGAAAGATGTGGCTGTGGAAGAGTTCCCCAGGAAACTCTTAACTTTCAAGGAGAAGCTGGGAGAAGGCCAGTTTGGGGAG GTTCATCTCTGTGAAGTGGAGGGAATGGAAAAATTCAAAGACAAAGATTTTGCCCTAGATGTCAGTGCCAGCCAGCCTGTCCTGGTGGCCGTGAAAATGCTCCGAGCAGATGCCAACAAGAATGCCAG GAATGATTTTCTTAAGGAGATAAAGATCATGTCCCGGCTCAAGGACCCAAACATCATCCGTCTCTTAGCTGTGTGTATCACTGACGATCCTCTCTGCATGATCACCGAGTACATGGAGAATGGAGATCTCAATCAGTTTCTTTCCCGCCACGAGCCCCCCAGTTCTTCCTTCAGCAACGTACCCACTGTCAG TTATGCCAACCTGAAGTTTATGGCTACCCAGATTGCATCTGGCATGAAGTACCTTTCCTCGCTTAATTTTGTTCACCGAGATCTGGCCACACGAAACTGCTTAGTGGGTAAGAACTATACCATCAAGATAGCTGACTTTGGAATGAGCAGAAACCTGTACAGCGGTGACTACTACCGAATCCAGGGCCGGGCAGTACTCCCGATCCGCTGGATGTCTTGGGAGAGCATCTTGCTG GGCAAATTCACCACAGCAAGTGATGTGTGGGCCTTCGGGGTGACTCTGTGGGAGACCTTCACCTTTTGCCAGGAACAGCCCTATTCCCAGCTGTCAGATGAACAGGTCATCGAGAATACTGGAGAGTTCTTCCGAGACCAAGGGAGGCAG actTACCTCCCCCAGCCTGCCATTTGCCCTGACTCTGTGTATAAGCTGATGCTCAGCTGCTGGAGAAGAGACACCAAGCACCGTCCCTCCTTCCAGGAAATCCACCTTCTGCTTCTTCAGCAAGGGGACGAGTGA
- the DDR2 gene encoding discoidin domain-containing receptor 2 isoform X1 produces MILIPRMPSVLLLLLPILSSAKAQVNPAICRYPLGMSGGHIPDEDITASSQWSESTAAKYGRLDSEEGDGAWCPEIPVEPDDLKEFLQIDLHTLHFITLVGTQGRHAGGHGIEFAPMYKINYSRDGTRWISWRNRHGKQVLDGNSNPYDIFLKDLEPPIVARFVRFIPVTDHSMNVCMRVELYGCVWLDGLVSYNAPAGQQFVLPGGSIIYLNDSVYDGAVGYSMTEGLGQLTDGVSGLDDFTQTHEYHVWPGYDYVGWRNESATNGYIEIMFEFDRIRNFTTMKVHCNNMFAKGVKIFKEVQCYFRSEGNEWEPNAVSFPLVLDDVNPSARFVTVPLHHRMASAIKCQYHFADTWMMFSEITFQSDAAMYNNSGALPTSPVAPTTYDPMLKVDDSNTRILIGCLVAIIFILLAIIVIILWRQFWQKMLEKASRRMLDDEMTVSLSLPSESSMFNNNRSSSPSEQESNSTYDRIFPLRPDYQEPSRLIRKLPEFAPGEEESGEDETVSRKLRDKIYEGCSGIVKPVQPSGPEGVPHYAEADIVNLQGVTGGNTYSVPAITMDLLSGKDVAVEEFPRKLLTFKEKLGEGQFGEVHLCEVEGMEKFKDKDFALDVSASQPVLVAVKMLRADANKNARNDFLKEIKIMSRLKDPNIIRLLAVCITDDPLCMITEYMENGDLNQFLSRHEPPSSSFSNVPTVSYANLKFMATQIASGMKYLSSLNFVHRDLATRNCLVGKNYTIKIADFGMSRNLYSGDYYRIQGRAVLPIRWMSWESILLGKFTTASDVWAFGVTLWETFTFCQEQPYSQLSDEQVIENTGEFFRDQGRQTYLPQPAICPDSVYKLMLSCWRRDTKHRPSFQEIHLLLLQQGDE; encoded by the exons CCATATGCCGCTATCCTCTGGGCATGTCAGGAGGCCACATTCCAGATGAAGACATCACAGCTTCCAGCCAGTGGTCAGAGTCCACAGCTGCCAAATATGGAAG GCTGGACTCAGAAGAAGGGGACGGAGCCTGGTGTCCTGAGATTCCAGTGGAACCTGATGACCTGAAGGAGTTTCTGCAGATTGACTTGCACACCCTGCACTTTATCACTCTGGTGGGGACCCAGGGGCGCCATGCAGGGGGCCATGGCATTGAGTTTGCCCCCATGTACAAGATCAATTACAGTCGGGATGGCACTCGCTGGATCTCTTGGCGGAACCGGCATGGGAAACAG GTGCTGGATGGAAATAGTAACCCCTATGACATTTTCCTAAAGGACTTGGAGCCACCCATTGTGGCCAGATTTGTCCGCTTTATCCCAGTCACTGATCACTCCATGAATGTGTGCATGAGGGTGGAGCTTTATGGCTGTGTCTGGCTAG ATGGCTTGGTGTCTTATAATGCTCCAGCTGGACAGCAGTTTGTACTACCAGGAGGCTCCATCATTTATCTGAACGATTCTGTCTATGATGGGGCCGTTGGGTACAG CATGACTGAAGGGCTGGGCCAGTTGACCGATGGGGTGTCTGGCCTGGATGATTTCACCCAGACCCATGAGTACCATGTGTGGCCAGGCTATGACTACGTGGGCTGGAGAAATGAGAGTGCCACCAATGGTTACATCGAGATCATGTTTGAGTTTGACCGCATCAGGAATTTTACTACCATGAAG GTCCACTGCAACAACATGTTTGCTAAAGGTGTGAAGATTTTTAAGGAGGTACAGTGCTACTTTCGCTCTGAAGGCAATGAATGGGAACCTAACGCTGTCTCCTTCCCCCTTGTCCTGGATGACGTCAACCCCAGTGCTCGGTTCGTCACGGTGCCCCTCCACCACCGCATGGCCAGTGCCATCAAGTGCCAATACCATTTTGCTGACACCTGGATGATGTTCAGTGAGATCACCTTCCAATCAG ATGCCGCTATGTACAACAACTCTGGAGCCCTTCCCACATCGCCTGTGGCACCCACAACCTATG ATCCAATGCTTAAAGTTGATGACAGCAACACTCGAATCCTGATTGGCTGCTTAGTGGCCATCATCTTCATCCTCCTGGCTATCATTGTCATCATCCTTTGGAGGCAGTTCTGGCagaaaatgctggagaag GCTTCCCGGAGGATGCTGGATGATGAAATGACAGTCAGCCTTTCCCTGCCAAGCGAGTCCAGCATGTTCAACAATAACCGCTCCTCATCACCAAGCGAGCAGGAGTCCAACTCCACTTACGATCGCATCTTTCCCCTTCGCCCTGACTACCAGGAGCCGTCCAGGCTGATACGGAAACTCCCAGAATTTGCTCCAGGGGAGGAAGAATCAGGTGAGGATGAAACAGTGAGCAGAAAATTGAGGGACAAGATTTATGAAG GCTGCAGTGGCATTGTGAAGCCAGTCCAGCCCAGTGGGCCTGAGGGTGTGCCCCACTATGCAGAAGCTGACATTGTGAACCTCCAGGGGGTGACTGGAGGCAACACCTACTCCGTGCCTGCCATTACCATGGACCTGCTCTCGGGGAAAGATGTGGCTGTGGAAGAGTTCCCCAGGAAACTCTTAACTTTCAAGGAGAAGCTGGGAGAAGGCCAGTTTGGGGAG GTTCATCTCTGTGAAGTGGAGGGAATGGAAAAATTCAAAGACAAAGATTTTGCCCTAGATGTCAGTGCCAGCCAGCCTGTCCTGGTGGCCGTGAAAATGCTCCGAGCAGATGCCAACAAGAATGCCAG GAATGATTTTCTTAAGGAGATAAAGATCATGTCCCGGCTCAAGGACCCAAACATCATCCGTCTCTTAGCTGTGTGTATCACTGACGATCCTCTCTGCATGATCACCGAGTACATGGAGAATGGAGATCTCAATCAGTTTCTTTCCCGCCACGAGCCCCCCAGTTCTTCCTTCAGCAACGTACCCACTGTCAG TTATGCCAACCTGAAGTTTATGGCTACCCAGATTGCATCTGGCATGAAGTACCTTTCCTCGCTTAATTTTGTTCACCGAGATCTGGCCACACGAAACTGCTTAGTGGGTAAGAACTATACCATCAAGATAGCTGACTTTGGAATGAGCAGAAACCTGTACAGCGGTGACTACTACCGAATCCAGGGCCGGGCAGTACTCCCGATCCGCTGGATGTCTTGGGAGAGCATCTTGCTG GGCAAATTCACCACAGCAAGTGATGTGTGGGCCTTCGGGGTGACTCTGTGGGAGACCTTCACCTTTTGCCAGGAACAGCCCTATTCCCAGCTGTCAGATGAACAGGTCATCGAGAATACTGGAGAGTTCTTCCGAGACCAAGGGAGGCAG actTACCTCCCCCAGCCTGCCATTTGCCCTGACTCTGTGTATAAGCTGATGCTCAGCTGCTGGAGAAGAGACACCAAGCACCGTCCCTCCTTCCAGGAAATCCACCTTCTGCTTCTTCAGCAAGGGGACGAGTGA